The window CTTGGGCGTTTTTCCTCTTAGGAGTTTTATTATACTCTTTAAAAAGTTTAGGTTTTTTATCAGACAATCATATCACACGATGGACCATTCAAATTGGAACAGCACTACAGACGATTTTGTTATCACTTGGTCTTGCTGACAGAATCAATTTTTTAACTAGAAGCCTTCGAGAAAATTTACGTGATTTGTCACATGCAAAGGTGAAGATTGAGGAATCAGAAAAAAGATTCCGTGAAATTTTCCAAGGTTCTGACGAAGTCATTTTAATGATGAATGAAAATTTTGAAATCATCAATGCAAATCGGTCTTTGTCCAAACATTTAGGTTATCGATTGGATGATCTTAAATTCAAAAAAATTACAGAGATTCTTTATACAGGCCGGGACCAAAAGTCAGATTATAATGTGATGTTTGTGAATGATAAACTGACTGATTTAAAAATGACAGGATCCGCCATCAATTTTAAGACAGAACTTTCTCAAAAGTATGTGAAAGAACCAAAGGAGATGGTATGCCGTATCCAATACATTGACTTTGATGAGACAAGAGAAGTTCTCATGACCTTGTCACCTGAGTATGAAGATACCATCATCCAATTGATTGATTCCGAAAAAATAGAACTTTCGATGAATAATTACCTTCGAAATGCAGAACTTGTCTCCCAAAAAATCACAGCACAATTAGCAAAATATCTCACTACAATTGAACAAACTGAAGTTAGGTCATCTGTAAGGGAGATCATCATCAATGCGGTGGAACATGGAAATTTAAATATTAGTTTTGATGAAAAATCAAAAGCTCTTTTGGAAGGAAATTATTTAGAGTTTTTGCAAAAAAGGCAAGAAGACCCTAGATATCGCAATAAAAAGGTGAAAATCGAATATTCGTTTAGCAGTGAATATGTGGCGTTTCGCATCACAGATGAAGGAAAGGGCTTTGATCATAAAAAACATATGGAGAAATCCATCGAAGAAATGAATGAAGCGCACGTGCAACATGGACGTGGGATTCTTATGACAAAATCTGTTTTTGATCGGATTGAATACAATGACAAAGGAAATCAAGTCAGTTTGATTAAGTTTTTAAACCGAGATTAATTTCTTTGCCAATCAAGAACCCACCACTCGTTCCATTCTTTGGAATAGAGGAGTTTACCAGGCAAGTGACTCTGTAATAAACTTAAAAAATCATCTTTTTTTTCTGTGATGATTCCTGAAAAAATAATTCTTGGAGCATTGATTTTTGCCAGATGACGAATGTTTTGTGATAAAACAGCAAAGGTGATATTGGCGATTGCTAGGTCGTAGTGTTGGTTGGATAATTTTGGATTGTCGATCCCTGATTCTTCCACACTGAATTGGAATCCTTTTGGGTATTCGTTTTCTGTCCAATTAGACCAAGCTGCTTTTACAGCATTGGGGTCTATGTCCAAAGCAAAAATTTTGCTAACACCAAACTTCGCAAGTCCAATCGATAAAATTCCCGATCCTGTTCCCACATCACATGCAGAAGTAAATGAGAACTTACCTTCCTCATACAATGAATCCAAATGTTCTAAGATGAGTTTCGTTGTTTCGTGATGTCCTGTTCCGAAGGCAACACCTGGATTGATAAATAGAGGGATTCCACCATTCGGCTCCCAAAGAGAAATGGTATTTGGTTCTTGTTTTTCCCAAGTAGGGATGACCCAAAGTTTTTTCCCAATGGGGAAAGGTTTATAATATTCTTTGTAAGCCTCTTCATAATCTCTTGTTTCGATGATGCGTGATTCCGAGTTAGAATTGTTAGGTGCAAACAGTTTTAAAAAAATTAAAATTTTTAATTCTTTTTCCACTTCATACGTTTGTAAATAAATACGAATGTTTGTGTTGTCACGGATGAGTCCCTGGTCTTTTTCTTTGGGAGCTTCTCCATCAAACAGAATTTCGTAATAACCAGCACATTGTAAAGAATCGAGGAGTTCGTAAAACGGATCTGATAATTCTTTTGGTAAATTGACTTTTAATTCTCTATATTCCAAATTTAACCT of the Leptospira biflexa serovar Patoc strain 'Patoc 1 (Paris)' genome contains:
- a CDS encoding 7TM diverse intracellular signaling domain-containing protein, with the translated sequence MRNSKFNIVFSSFSSLCTLGFLLFVPGFLSAAPKINLAAEMTGISIWNQVSVLEDSKQSIPAESIIHGERDLEFKSLKSPNLGFSQSVYWVRFEIFNPTSQLIRWNLAYDFPLIDEIQLFGSPLPKDSVRTLGDSFPFSQRNVDYRNPVFPMETPPNTTNVYYLKIKSESTIPLILELWTEKEFYEKLNKEQMIFGIFYGILFVMIAYNFFIYIFTYEKSYLLYLFFISSIFFFHLVNNGFAFQYIWPNWVFWANYSLPFFICLSCITGIIFTNNYLSLKKHLPKVSKLMWIWVGMLILFVGVSFFLRYRVAMVASILMTVPTALLLVYSGTYTYLSKVRTARYYLISWAFFLLGVLLYSLKSLGFLSDNHITRWTIQIGTALQTILLSLGLADRINFLTRSLRENLRDLSHAKVKIEESEKRFREIFQGSDEVILMMNENFEIINANRSLSKHLGYRLDDLKFKKITEILYTGRDQKSDYNVMFVNDKLTDLKMTGSAINFKTELSQKYVKEPKEMVCRIQYIDFDETREVLMTLSPEYEDTIIQLIDSEKIELSMNNYLRNAELVSQKITAQLAKYLTTIEQTEVRSSVREIIINAVEHGNLNISFDEKSKALLEGNYLEFLQKRQEDPRYRNKKVKIEYSFSSEYVAFRITDEGKGFDHKKHMEKSIEEMNEAHVQHGRGILMTKSVFDRIEYNDKGNQVSLIKFLNRD
- a CDS encoding 50S ribosomal protein L11 methyltransferase; its protein translation is MEYRELKVNLPKELSDPFYELLDSLQCAGYYEILFDGEAPKEKDQGLIRDNTNIRIYLQTYEVEKELKILIFLKLFAPNNSNSESRIIETRDYEEAYKEYYKPFPIGKKLWVIPTWEKQEPNTISLWEPNGGIPLFINPGVAFGTGHHETTKLILEHLDSLYEEGKFSFTSACDVGTGSGILSIGLAKFGVSKIFALDIDPNAVKAAWSNWTENEYPKGFQFSVEESGIDNPKLSNQHYDLAIANITFAVLSQNIRHLAKINAPRIIFSGIITEKKDDFLSLLQSHLPGKLLYSKEWNEWWVLDWQRN